In Neofelis nebulosa isolate mNeoNeb1 chromosome 10, mNeoNeb1.pri, whole genome shotgun sequence, one DNA window encodes the following:
- the LOC131487470 gene encoding large ribosomal subunit protein eL30-like, which produces MVAAKKMKKSLEPNSSRLQLIMKSGKYVLGYKQTLEMIRHGKVKLVILANNCPALRKSEIEYYAMLAKTGVHHYSGNNIELGTACGKYYRVCTLTIIDPGDSDIIRSMPEQTGEK; this is translated from the coding sequence ATGGTGGCcgcaaagaagatgaaaaagtcgCTGGAGCCCAACAGCTCTAGGCTCCAACTCATTATGAAAAGTGGGAAGTATGTGTTAGGGTATAAGCAGACTCTGGAAATGATCAGACATGGCAAAGTGAAACTGGTCATCCTCGCCAACAACTGCCCAGCCTTGAGGAAATCTGAAATAGAATACTATGCCATGTTGGCCAAAACTGGTGTCCATCACTACAGTGGCAATAATATTGAATTGGGCACAGCATGTGGGAAATACTACAGAGTGTGCACACTGACTATTATTgatccaggtgattctgatatcaTTCGAAGCATGCCAGAACAGACTGGTGAAAAGTAA